Proteins co-encoded in one Apodemus sylvaticus chromosome 6, mApoSyl1.1, whole genome shotgun sequence genomic window:
- the Gpr135 gene encoding G-protein coupled receptor 135 — translation MEEQARPPGRPAASAALPGSAHPGEAASTATAAALSFSSVATVTLGNQSDAGRLEAAGSRGPAPLLWHGAAVAAQALVLLLIFLLSSLGNCAVMGVIVKHRQLRTVTNAFILSLSLSDLLTALLCLPAAFLDLFAPPGDSGPWRSFCAASRFFSSCFGIVSTFSVALISLDRYCAIVRPPRDKLGRRRALQLLAGAWLAALGFSLPWELLRAPREPPTPQSFHRCLYRTSPDPAQLGAAYSVGLVVACYLLPFLLMCFCRYHICKTVRLSDLRVRPLTTYARVLRFFSEVRTATTVLIMIIFVICCWGPYCFLVLLAATRQGQATQAPSLLNVAAVWLTWANGAINPVIYAIRNPNISILLGRNREEGYRTRNMDAFLPSQGLGFQARSRNRLGNGCANRLGACSRMPSSNPASGSGGEVVMWARKNPVVLFFREGPPDPVMEVGKQHKPETRDSSI, via the coding sequence ATGGAGGAGCAGGCTCGGCCGCCTGGCCGCCCAGCGGCGAGTGCAGCCTTGCCCGGTAGCGCGCATCCGGGAGAGGCGGCGTCCACGGCCACTGCGGCCGCGCTGTCGTTCAGCTCCGTAGCCACTGTAACGCTGGGAAACCAGAGCGATGCTGGCAGGCTGGAGGCGGCGGGGTCTCGGGGACCGGCACCTCTGCTATGGCACGGGGCAGCGGTGGCGGCCCAGGCACTCGTGCTCCTGCTCATCTTCTTGCTGTCTAGCCTGGGCAACTGCGCGGTGATGGGGGTGATCGTGAAGCATCGGCAGCTGCGCACGGTCACCAACGccttcattctgtctctgtccctaTCTGACCTGCTCACCGCGCTGCTCTGCCTACCCGCCGCCTTCCTCGATCTATTCGCACCGCCCGGGGACTCGGGGCCCTGGCGCAGTTTTTGCGCGGCCAGCCGCTTCTTCAGTTCGTGTTTCGGCATCGTGTCCACGTTCAGCGTGGCCCTCATCTCGCTGGACCGCTACTGCGCCATCGTGAGGCCGCCGCGGGACAAGCTGGGCCGGCGGCGCGCGCTGCAACTGCTGGCCGGCGCGTGGCTAGCTGCACTCGGCTTCTCCTTGCCCTGGGAGCTGCTCCGAGCCCCCCGGGAGCCTCCCACTCCGCAGAGCTTCCACCGCTGCCTTTACAGAACCTCCCCAGACCCTGCGCAGCTGGGCGCCGCCTACAGCGTGGGCTTGGTGGTGGCTTGCTACCTGCTGCCCTTTCTGCTGATGTGTTTCTGCCGCTACCACATCTGCAAGACCGTGCGCCTGTCGGACCTGCGCGTGCGGCCCTTGACCACCTACGCGCGCGTGCTGCGCTTCTTCAGCGAGGTGCGCACGGCCACCACCGTGCTCATCATGATTATCTTCGTCATCTGCTGCTGGGGCCCCTACTGCTTCCTGGTGCTGCTGGCTGCGACCCGGCAGGGTCAGGCCACGCAGGCTCCCTCGCTGCTCAATGTGGCAGCTGTTTGGCTGACCTGGGCCAATGGAGCTATCAACCCGGTCATATATGCCATCCGCAACCCCAACATTTCCATACTCCTAGGACGCAACCGCGAAGAGGGGTACAGGACTAGAAACATGGATGCTTTTTTGCCTAGCCAAGGCCTAGGTTTTCAGGCCAGAAGTCGCAATCGCCTTGGAAATGGCTGTGCAAACAGGCTTGGGGCTTGCAGCAGGATGCCTTCTTCCAACCCAGCTAGTGGGTCAGGAGGGGAAGTGGTCATGTGGGCTCGGAAAAACCCAGTTGTGCTCTTCTTCCGAGAGGGCCCGCCAGACCCAGTTATGGAAGTCGGCAAACAGCATAAACCTGAAACCAGGGACAGTAGCATTTAA